A DNA window from Vigna unguiculata cultivar IT97K-499-35 chromosome 10, ASM411807v1, whole genome shotgun sequence contains the following coding sequences:
- the LOC114167498 gene encoding uncharacterized protein LOC114167498, with protein sequence MAKFLFLYFCLANTLLSLTNAANQPQIIFQSISTSSSNPPAQSPGDQRSETLEPFGRKLGKHQRNEIRSYDTRSPTPSEAPKSENKMHSGSEGSINERSSIEPENGGVLGSHHGQIHLTKQQHHSFDKSIAGAGVILGGLATTFLVSVFCYIRATERNKLETTA encoded by the coding sequence ATGGCAAAGTTTCTTTTCTTGTACTTTTGTTTAGCAAATACCCTTTTGAGTCTAACCAATGCTGCAAACCAGcctcaaattatttttcaatctatTTCAACATCATCTTCAAACCCTCCTGCTCAGAGTCCTGGTGACCAGAGATCAGAGACATTAGAACCCTTTGGAAGGAAACTTGGTAAGCACCAACGTAATGAAATCAGGTCCTATGATACCAGAAGTCCCACACCGTCTGAAGCACCGAAAAGTGAAAACAAAATGCATTCTGGTTCTGAAGGGAGCATTAATGAAAGAAGTTCTATTGAACCAGAAAATGGAGGGGTTTTGGGTTCTCATCATGGTCAGATCCATTTGACGAAGCAGCAGCACCACTCATTTGACAAATCCATAGCAGGGGCAGGAGTCATTCTTGGAGGTCTTGCCACCACCTTCTTGGTGTCAGTTTTCTGCTATATAAGAGCTACTGAAAGGAACAAGCTAGAAACAACAGCTTAG